One window of Pogoniulus pusillus isolate bPogPus1 chromosome 31, bPogPus1.pri, whole genome shotgun sequence genomic DNA carries:
- the CITED2 gene encoding cbp/p300-interacting transactivator 2, giving the protein MADHMMAMNHGRFPDGSGGLHHHPAHRMGMGQFPTPHHHHQQQQPPQQHAFSALMGDHIHYGAGNMNASSGVRHAMGPGSVSGGHPAGTMPPPARFSGSQFMAAPVASPGGQLSASMQLQKLNNQYFNHHPYPHSHYMPDLHPGSHQLNGSSQQHFRDCNPKHGGGSGLPPAVPHVPAAMLPPNVIDTDFIDEEVLMSLVIEMGLDRIKELPELWLGQNEFDFMTDFVCKQQPSRVSC; this is encoded by the coding sequence ATGGCAGACCACATGATGGCCATGAACCACGGGCGCTTTCCCGACGGATCCGGCGGGCTTCACCACCACCCTGCGCATCGGATGGGCATGGGGCAGTTTCCCACCCCCCATCACCaccatcagcagcagcagccgccgcAGCAGCACGCCTTCAGCGCCCTGATGGGCGACCATATACATTACGGAGCTGGGAATATGAACGCGAGCAGCGGAGTCAGGCACGCCATGGGGCCGGGGAGCGTCAGTGGAGGGCACCCGGCCGGCACCATGCCGCCCCCCGCCCGCTTCAGCGGCTCCCAGTTCATGGCTGCCCCCGTCGCCAGCCCGGGAGGGCAGCTGAGCGCCAGCATGCAGCTCCAGAAGCTGAACAACCAGTACTTCAACCACCACCCCTACCCCCACAGCCACTACATGCCGGACTTGCACCCCGGCAGCCACCAGCTGaacggcagcagccagcagcatttCAGGGACTGCAACCCCAAGcacggcggcggcagcggcttGCCGCCCGCCGTCCCCCACGTCCCCGCGGCAATGCTGCCGCCCAATGTCATAGACACTGACTTCATCGACGAGGAGGTCCTCATGTCCTTAGTCATCGAAATGGGGCTGGATCGCATCAAGGAGCTTCCCGAGCTGTGGTTGGGACAGAACGAGTTTGACTTCATGACAGACTTCGTTTGCaaacagcagcccagcagggtgagctgctga